A segment of the Diachasmimorpha longicaudata isolate KC_UGA_2023 chromosome 5, iyDiaLong2, whole genome shotgun sequence genome:
ATCCAAAGCTTAAGAAGCCCataaaagaattgaaaatcatAACACCTCCGTCAAAGCCCAAGCatcctgagaaaaaaattaaaccagTGGAGGCAAAGTTGAAGCAAGTAGAGAATCTCGATAAATTAGAGGACCTGAAGGTGATTCAGGGATTCAAAACACGGGGGAAACGGCTGGGTGGTACGAAAGAGAGCAACAGACTGTCGGATGGATCCTCCAAGGAGAATAGTAGACCCTCTGATTCTTCTGGGGACAGTGGCCAGATGGAAATCCTCAAGGAACGTCGCAGAGGAGCCGACACACCTGGGAAGAAATCTGAGCCTGTTGATAATGCATCATTGACCATGTTGAATGCCATCAAGGAGATTGTCAGCACTTACACAAAGGTGGAGAGTAGTAAAGTCATGAGGATGATGCAGGATCTCTACATAAACTCCCAATCCAACATGATCAAGCAGTTGATGCTCGTAACTGATGACTTGAGGGAGCTGAATCTCAGTGAGGGCTCGCCTAGGTTCCAAGCACTCGTTCGGGAGAATAATCAGCTGCTGGAGAATGTGGCATTTCTCAGGAGTCGGGTCGATGAACTACAGAAAACGGCGGAGGACTTTGATAGGCTGAAGCAGGAGAATCTTGTGCTGAGAACGAGGATCAGGGATCTAGAGCAGAAGTGAGGAGTTTGAGGTGTAAAAAGTTCTACGCCATGTTGATATTTTAAGTGCAGGGGAGTTTTGTactaaattttgtatttttatgattattcatttattaaagTTTTGCATTACCCGAAATTGGTGGTGTGTGTTTTTGAGTGCAGGAATATTTGGAGAGTGAATTGTGCCCACTAATTGGTTCTAGATGAATCGTTCAAACGttggatatttttcatctcacaTGAGCTGCTCACCGAAGTTAGAATTAACGACAGTTTGGTaataaattcagaattttcatcattaatcGCTCCTTAAAGTTTctcatttattcaaaattgatattgaggcgatttttttttgtatttacaAAGATTCGATGAATGACCTGATGATTGTGGGTCAATGAAAGCCATTGATGTTATAATTTTCACCACAGtcattataaatatataaaaatgaaCACAAAATTAACAGAGTTTGTGATATTTTTGGCAGTATCACGTGGCTCTATTCTAGAAACAGTTCAGCCATCGCGATTCCTGTGAATGAACTTAGGAATTAAAACATGCTATaacaataatgaataattcatatattttaatttaaatggcGCAGAGAAGTTCAATAATTTGattgaaatcaatttattgaacTTGAATGACTTTTTAAATGTACTTACGTACTAGGTGTTGAGGCACAATGATGAACGATAACTAACGAGAGGCAAAACTTAAATCTAGACGtgtgttaaaattttttcaaattttcatggaCGATTTCCCAAACTACTGTCGTTGTCATTTATGTCTGGTGATTGATGATCAGCGGTGTGAGCTGTTCACATTTGGCCACGCATTTAACTGTTCCAAGTGCTTAACTCCATTCAACTCAATAATTCATATTCTTAAACATTTCACTACTAAATAAAGAATTGAACGTTCAGCAGACTTTTGATGAGTCTCAATAAGCGACTTAGAATTACAGAAGACAAAATCAGCCATCGAGTGACTAGAGATTTGCTCTCAGCATTTGATTGATAACTTACagtaaaatgataaaatgcaATTTTGAACTTCCATTACTTACTAATTCATCCCTTAAACAAATaattctatttaaaaaatgccaAACGATTTTCTAAGACTTTCCTCAAAACACTTACAGATGCAACAAAccagtttaaaaaatcattaatctttCCTGTTATTCCCATTTCAAGATCCATCAGTCTCGCTGACTGGTCGACATTTCGAGAAGAAATTTCTCAACGGAGAAAATATCGGTTCATTTAGCATTGAATGTACCCAATCAATTGAGTAATTAATCTCCTTATCAATGCCCCACTCTAGGGATCCCTCAACCTATCTCGTTCCTCTCTCTCCTCATCCTCCTCTTCGTCCTcgtccccctcctccctcgcCCCTGCCCCAGGCTCGGGAGGCCTGGTCCACCTGATAAGTGTCTCAGGACTCCTATAAAGGAAGATCAATTTGGCAAAGAGATCCTCCTCCAAGCTGAGATCCCCACTCTCCCTCACCAAATAAATATCCAAACAAAGTCTAAGAATTCTGTCCACATAGGGCATATCATCAAACATGATTTTGGGCGCCATTTCACTGACAGCCCTCCTCATAATTTGACTGACCACAATGACAGCTGTGGTGTACAATCCCAAAATTCCAAATCCACTGATAAAACTCAACCCCTCCGGGAAAGCCTTATCATTGAACAGAAACATGAACGTATAATTGCAGTCATTCAACGGAATCAGCTTCAACAGGTTCATGTACAGCGGATCATCGCAGTTCTCATCCACAACCCACCACTGTCCACTCTGACTCCCAGTAGTAGTTGATAAATGGAGAGTTGCATTTCTGTAAAGATAATCCTTTCCATTCGTTCCCTCATTATCATCAAATCCTGGGAACATGGGAATTCTCATCAGCTGCGGTACCTCAGCAGTGATTCTGTTCGTGACTTTTAAAAACTTCGGGAAGACATTTCTCACTGGAATGGATACATTGGCTACATTCGGTGGAGGATCAGGCCCCAGCAGCTCAGCCAGATTCTTTCTGAGGGGATTGAACTCTCCATTAATCCAGGCTGGAATCTTGATATTCCTCGGGGTCGATGTAACCCCAGTGGAATCCTTAACATCAGTTTTTCTGGATACAGTCCATTCTATATGAAACATCAGAGTGGCATTGGATTCCAGCTCCAGTCTGAGCCGCTCCTTGTCCGGTGGAGAAATTGCCCACAATTTTTTCGACGACCTACTAAGCCTGACAGCAGCTACATCAGTAGCTTCATAATTCTCCAAAAAAGTTGCTGCAGATCTGCTCTTGGAGTACACACTTTTTAAAGTTTTGAAGTCAGCCTCGGAGTATGCGAAGATGGAGGTATCCTGAGCTGACATGGTGTAAATAGGCTCGTAGGAGCCAATTCTGATGCTCAGAGAGGCCTCGTAAGGGAGGTTGGACACCCCGACAGTACCTCCAAGAGCGAATAGCAGGAGAGGAAACCATATGAGTCCTATTATGAGAAAGAGTGCGCCCCCTCCCACCATGTACTTGCTCATTTGTTGCTTCTTGACTCCTCGAGGCTGTGGGAAATCTGTCTCTACCCCCCTCATGCACTTGATCTGATAAATAGACGCGAAGATGTCCTCCATCTTGAACCAGTCCATGATGGTCATGGATGTGTCTGTCCAGATCCAGTCCATCACAGCTCGAAGTTCAAACAAAAAAGGAACGAACATGAAGACTTTGAAGAGAGCGTAGTTGATGATACTGTACTTTTTGCAAAGAAAATTGCCGAGAATTCTGGTTGGATATCCCAGTCGGAGTTGGTAAGCTGCAAGAAGTAGATAGAAACACTTCACCATGTACCAGATCTGTGGTGGCAGTCGATCATTGAATTGTCTTTCAGTTATACTGGGAAGCATGAAGAACATCCAGACGTGAACACCGAAGATGAGGAAATACTGGAAGACCAGCTTTCCTAAGATCGATTTACGAAGGTAGAGAGCTCTGTCAACGACGATGAGAGCGAACTGAAGCAATAGCATTAGAAGGAAGGGCATGGGGACTCGGTTCTCCTGGAAGTAGGCAGCCACACCACCGTCACCCTGTTGTGTTCCAAAGGATGAAAAACCGAAGATGATGAGGAGAAAGTTGAAGAAGTCGCAGAGGAACATGTAGGCGTAGACATTGGTCTTTTCCTTGCCGTCGGAGCTTAGAATATTGGCGAAGAAGTTTTGAGCTGGTTCAAGATACTTCAGAGCTGTAGCATTTACTGCTGTCGAGAATGCATCGGTACAGACAGGGACTTCTTCCCCTTTTACTGCCACGAATGCCTCGTTGGAGGCTGTAGAGGTCTGAGGGACTTGATCCTGACCTGATGTAGATTGTTGGTTCAGTTGGTCTTCAGAGGTCGTGTCTTCGGGGGGATCAGAAGGTTGTTGCTCTCGAGTCTGTTTATCCTGGTCTTCATTCACCCAGTGGAATCTGATTGGATCTTGACCGTTGTTATCAGTTGAACTTTGAGTGGTAGCTAAAGTCAACTTCGAGGGAATGATCTTCCTGGCTACGTAGGAGGTCGTCCATTGGCCCAAGGACTTCAGCATGAAACGGTGGAAGAAGACCATCAGCAAGAGAAGAAGGTCCCACAGGGCGTAATTCGGTGTCTTCTCCACTCCCATTATCCTTGGAGCCCACAGAGGATGGTTTGAAGAGACAATGCGATTCCAGGGAATGAGGTCCAATTGGAAAATGCACTTCACAATAACAATGGCCTCGGTGTACGCGATTATGGTCACCCAGAAGGTTTTCGATGGTCGAGGGATCGTCAGGGAACCCCAGAAGAAGACcatgagggggaggggaatagAGAGAACTGAGGCGTTCTTGATCTGGTGGAGGAAGATCATAAAGTAGCACATGAAGGTTGAGTGTGCTAGGATGCCGAACCAGATCGAGGCTAGAAGTTGAATTATTGGTGGTTGGTCCATCTCGGAGAGCTCTGGTTGTTCCTCCTCTGTCTGAGGGGTCTGCTGAATTCGAGTGAGGATCGAGCTGTGGAGAGTTATGGGGATTAATAACTGGTGTTTATGGGGTGGAAGGATTTTCAGACACTCAGACGTCAAGAATGTTTTTGAATTCAACAGGAAAGTGGCTTTTTCAATTGCAATTCTCTGTGTTTTacgaatttttatgagaaatcttaaatttaatgaatttgaatTCTCAAAAACGATAAACTATTTTAGGAGAACTTACCCTGtaccaaaataaaaatcatgtattcaaaatttttttatgaaatcgaATAAACTGTGCCTAACGACTGCAAATTTTCTgtcgattttcaaattttttaccacttcactactgagTCATAATGACAACGTCTTTGTTGACATTCCACAAGCATAAGAATCGTAAAAATCAATCGAAATAAACGATCGAGTGATTGAGGACGAAACAATATAAAATGTAACAAGTGCAGACGAAAAATAATACAGTGAGAGGCGTGCAGATAAGCAAACTGTGGAGTAAAACTTCTTTTCTTGGAGGGAAATTgtcgaaataattttgaaacaatCAATTTTGTAGGATAACCGGTACCTGGAGGAGGAACCGTCCAATCCTCGCTCCAAACTTGGGGCCAGGATTCGGATGTGGGGCAGTGTCAGCAAGCTCTCCTTCCTAGTGATAAAACAATACCATTTTCTCTAATTCAGTTATACGCCAAAAATCATACCATTAGTCCTGCGATAATTCCAAAGTTTTAGTTAAAAAGAATAAGCACCTGAATGAACTACTTGGATATCCTTCAAATGCAGAGTGACAGAAAACAGCCAAATTTTTTCCGATTTACGCGATCAAAAGTGCATGGAAGTTATTTAATACCTAATGTTGAGCATATGATGGTCGAAAGACTGTGACAGCTATGAATTAATGTCAGAATACCAAACTACCCAACTAACTACTGAGGGATGAAAAAACAGATGCTCAGCTTGAAATCTACACTCCCTACCTTTGATCCTCTGTCTTTCGCTGACTCGGACCCTCACCACCGTCCGTTGTCTCGTCAGTATCGCCCTCCGTCTCCCAACTATCAGAGTGAATACATTTACAAAAGTCTGCTCCAACGAGTAAAAACTCATCGACGAGGGAGGAATAACGcgaaacaattaaaataaaataattaaaaataataattttcaggaTACCACGTCTCCGTGCCGCCAGGGAATTCCTCAGTTATCATTTCAAATGTGAAATCTATTGTGTTCACATTCCTGCTAATCACAAGACCTATTTGCATACTACACTATTTCTTCTAACTCGTTCCTATTTTTTATCTAATATTTTCATATCTTTCTATTGTTTAAAGCGTACGTACCTCTGTTTCATTAATGGAATTGGTTGCCATATCTGATTAATTCCTAGTCGCTTGCCCATCCTAAAATCTGGtttagcctgaaaaaaaaaacataaattattaatagaacAGGAAAGTTATAAAATGTTCTTTTAAGTGAGATGGCTTTATAAGTTTTATGGCCACGCCGGGTAACAAAAAGTTTATGAGAGACTTTTAGAAAAGAGATTGCgttcgataaaaatattactgACAAAACTTTTATGATTTGGGTCATCGGAACGATTTGCATAATACTTCAACCAGTGAATGGCTAATAAATTAAACTATATttaatataataaattccatATGTAAAATATGCAATCTTTAAAgtgcataattttttgtaataattaccttcaaaattttcttttctttcgcAAGAACCTTCCGAATATATCGGTAATCTCTGGAGAATTTGTTCAAGTATCTCGTTGCTGAAACCATGGAACTATTGATGAATTCCAGAATGAATTTGAAGTACGTCAGCAACGAAGCTCCCTTCTTTTCCTCTCCGtctccatcatcatcatcgccTTCCAAATGTTCTCCAGAATCAGAAGGAGTCGGAGTTTTGGTCAGATCATCAGCTTTAAGCTCCCTTTCAGCCTCGGAAGTAACTAGGCTCGTTCTGTCGCCTTCCTATggagacaatattttttaaaagctATTCAAAGCAATTTCTAATGAACAGATGAACGTTTAGCAGTTGAAGAATTGAGCGTTAACTGTACAGCTGACTGTCCAAGCTAGAACGACGATAAGAATCATTTTT
Coding sequences within it:
- the LOC135162527 gene encoding uncharacterized protein LOC135162527, whose amino-acid sequence is MNDSFLEDLGLVEQKGGSTVRDAERYITTRRSESPKVDFSVEFEREIMRKQAKFSASPGLPKGSTGVLEMSEAKQQSPRSTDPQKPSGKRLSDPKLKKPIKELKIITPPSKPKHPEKKIKPVEAKLKQVENLDKLEDLKVIQGFKTRGKRLGGTKESNRLSDGSSKENSRPSDSSGDSGQMEILKERRRGADTPGKKSEPVDNASLTMLNAIKEIVSTYTKVESSKVMRMMQDLYINSQSNMIKQLMLVTDDLRELNLSEGSPRFQALVRENNQLLENVAFLRSRVDELQKTAEDFDRLKQENLVLRTRIRDLEQK